In Afipia sp. GAS231, a single window of DNA contains:
- a CDS encoding site-specific integrase — MATVRKRKLPSGLIRWQAGYVDGAGNRRFKMFDRKSDGEAWLTETRHDLVRGLHTPGSVSPTVREAGALWIKRCRDKMLEAMTIKGYEEHCDLHIYPFIGAKKLSDLTVPACNAFADQLREAGRSAEMIKRVMRSLGAIFKDARRRGLSNVAPTVGLELDLPQRNDPRPVIPTKAELQAIITGATARTSRFWRALVLVAVFCGLRASELRGLRWQDVDFDARLINVTQRADASHKIGKLKSKAAYRSLRLSSLVLNALREWKLLCPKGDLGLVFPNGIGKVESYANLIDRGFAPIQIDAGITAQREALDASGNSVVITVAKYGLHALRHACASLWIEQGHNPKQIQTLMGHSSIKVTFDTYGHLFADPEADQRAAEGVELRLLGSV, encoded by the coding sequence AGCCGGCTACGTTGACGGTGCCGGAAACCGCCGTTTCAAGATGTTTGATCGCAAGAGCGACGGCGAAGCGTGGCTCACCGAGACACGGCACGATCTTGTCCGCGGCCTTCACACACCGGGCAGCGTTTCGCCGACCGTTCGCGAAGCCGGTGCGCTCTGGATCAAGCGCTGCCGCGATAAGATGCTCGAAGCTATGACCATCAAGGGTTACGAGGAGCACTGCGACCTGCACATTTACCCATTTATCGGCGCTAAAAAGCTTTCGGACCTCACCGTGCCGGCCTGCAACGCCTTCGCCGATCAGCTTCGCGAAGCCGGCCGTTCAGCCGAAATGATCAAGCGGGTTATGCGCTCGCTCGGTGCGATCTTCAAAGATGCCCGCCGCCGCGGCCTATCGAATGTTGCGCCAACGGTCGGGTTGGAATTGGACCTTCCCCAACGTAATGACCCCCGTCCCGTCATCCCCACCAAAGCCGAACTGCAGGCGATAATTACGGGCGCAACCGCCCGAACCAGCCGCTTCTGGCGCGCCCTGGTACTGGTCGCCGTGTTCTGCGGATTGCGGGCCAGCGAACTGCGTGGACTCCGTTGGCAGGATGTGGATTTTGACGCCCGCCTGATCAACGTCACTCAACGGGCGGACGCATCCCACAAAATCGGCAAGCTAAAGTCTAAGGCCGCTTATCGGTCGCTCCGGCTTTCCTCGCTGGTCCTGAACGCCCTCCGGGAATGGAAGCTGCTTTGCCCCAAAGGCGATCTAGGTCTCGTTTTCCCCAACGGGATCGGAAAGGTCGAGTCCTACGCCAACCTGATCGATCGCGGCTTCGCGCCAATACAGATCGATGCCGGAATAACCGCTCAGCGGGAGGCTCTGGATGCTTCGGGCAATTCGGTGGTTATCACCGTCGCCAAATACGGCTTGCACGCCCTGCGCCACGCTTGCGCCTCCCTGTGGATCGAGCAAGGCCACAACCCCAAGCAGATACAGACGCTTATGGGCCATAGCTCGATCAAGGTGACATTCGATACCTATGGTCACCTGTTTGCGGACCCTGAGGCTGATCAGCGGGCCGCTGAAGGTGTAGAACTCCGGCTTCTAGGCTCCGTATGA